Sequence from the Ailuropoda melanoleuca isolate Jingjing chromosome 10, ASM200744v2, whole genome shotgun sequence genome:
GTTTTATCAAATATTACAGAACTCATAAGGAGCTTTCCATAGAAATAGTATGTTtacagtttacatttattttctttgatatttaagATAGTATATTTTGCAGgctatttttgaatgaatatgaaaacagtaatgtaaatttttgtccatttatttagcaactatttattgaatgtctactttTTTGTtaggcactgttctgagtgctGTGAAATATTTTGACTCTTAGGATGGATCTTGTGTTTAATTAAGGTTGACGTTGATGCAGTGTACTGGTAGATAGCTAAACGCGTAGCAACTGCTTCAGAACAGATtcgttaaaatattttaacttcccTTTGGAATGTTGCATTTCTCGCTTTTGATCCAAATAATGAACAAAACTAGATGCTggagtagttttttgtttttgtttttttgacttgGTTGCTTTTCTCCCttggttgtttattttaatttgatcatTAATCTACACGTGTCTTTAGTTTTTTTAGGGttatttttgttcctctgatAATAGCAAATTATAAGATAATTctgtaaaattaataattttaaatacatgtcTTATGGATCTTTAAGAACAAATTTGGACATTTTAGGGGAATTTGCTTAAGTTATGGGATAGTTAagcatgtttatttaaaaatgtttcccgTCTAGCAGAATGGATTAGTGTTAGGAAATAACCTTGAATTGTTTTTCACATGTAGTAATGAGTTACGCTGCTGTTTTTGGGCAAGTTTGTAACCATGTAATGTAGCAACTTAACAAAGGAAATCAACCTCTGACCTTGACTTTATTAGTGAGATGACCTTCTAATCTGCTAATTCATAACTCCTAGAGAAAAGTTTTCAGAAATAAACACTGGTAATTTCATGGTAATCAGTATGTGGCTCAGTCcagagcagttttattttttgatcttaATGAGGAAGGAAGAACACTTGCACAGCCACAATTCAGCCTTGACCATGGGGCGTTGTATAAGGTCTGGTTTTTTACAGGAAGTTGCAGGGCTCGTCAGGAACCCTTCTGCTGTATCTGTCACTGCGGGTTTTACAGGGACCAGAACTAGAGGCGCCAAAGGTGCCTGCCCCCAGGGTAGGTTCTGCTTCCTGATAGCAGCCAGTACATCTGCAGAGCAAAGACAGTAGAAGGgtgaacttttttgtttttaaaccagaatccaaaaaacataaaaaagggcTTTCTTGGAGGATCTTTGTTTTTActgccatttgtttattttttccctcgCTGGGactaaatttataaagaatttggATTTGAGGTGTTTGTTGCTGCCTTGGCATCAAGTGCGTAAAGCCAGGCTGAGGGTATTATGCTTGGAATGCAGTAGTTATTTTCTTACTAAGAGTGCTCAAATACAGCTGCGAGGTTGAAACTTCATGTCTTCCTCAAAATAGTGAGACACTGATGGGCTACAACCCAGAATTCatttggatttgaaaaataatagaggAATAGAGAAATTAATTGATACTGATTTCTGCATGGCCCGTAGTAGCCTTGAGTCTTTTGTTACTATAATTAACGAAATGTGGTTTTAGAAGCGCAGTTACCATTGCTTGTACATACACATATCTTTCTGTGAAAATTTATTCCTGAACTTTCCAAGGTGTCTTAATGGTACAGAAACTTTTTCACGATTGTAAGATAATGTAAGAgaattgttgttttttatttaaactttttttaggagatagctttttaaatttgagaggATGATATATTTCTGTTTACTATAAAGACTTGTTTATAGtgaaggggaaattttttttgtaGGACCACTGAGCAACAGCAAAGATTCCATGAAATTTGTAGCAATCTGGTAAAAACTCGACGCAGAACTGTGGGCTGGTGGAAACGCCTCTTTACACTAAAGGAAGAAAAGCCTAAAATGGTACTTTCTTTGTTTTGGCTTATTTCagtaaagcaaaattttaatattGGGTCTATTTTTACTTCATTGTAGTCTAATGAtggcctttttgttttaatagtttgATATTTATAATCAGTATTTTGATATGTATCCATTGGTTTAATTCCTCTAAGTGTATGAATTAGACTGAATTATTGGAAGTTAAAATgacatttgcatttaattttgtaCTCTAATAGAgcgaaatttttgtttttttttagttattgaaATAAGAGACAAATACTTAAAAAGCATTTGTTCTCTTATCTTTTAGCTTCACATAAGGTTACAATGTGAATTATTAATTGTAAAAGTAGTATAACTGTAAATTAATTTATACAGAGAATCCTAGTAATTCTAGGAGGGAATGTATGTAAATTCTGTAAGTAGATCTAGTGGAGTTTTCTGTGGATTTTATATAAGTACcaagtctttttaaagaaaagtgataATAAATACTAGATTATTTTCCAACCTTTGAAACAACATCCTACAGTTAAGCTTCCTAGTCTCTTTCTAGGAGTTGGTAAATTCTTGTTGTTTTCGTTATTAGTACTTCATGACCATGATCGTTTCTCTTGCTGCGGTTGCTTGGGTGGGACAGCAAGTCCACAACCTGCTGCTCACCTACCTGATAGGTAAGTCTTTGAGGAAGAACTGTAGGCATATTCTGGCCACTGAAGTCTGACTGGAACTTAGtcacaaatatgtgtgtgtttattgagTTTAATGCACCGAGGGAGGAATTGGGAGTAGAGATAGAGACTAAAACTCATGTCCTTGTTTTCTGGGACTTTGTGGTCACACAGTAAGTTAAGACAGAAGAGAATAACCAAGGTAGAAAGTGACACGCAAGAGGTCAAAGTAAGCTATGTGTGTTATCTGAGGTGGGGGGATGTGACAGCCGAAGTTTCCGGGGATAAACACAATGAAAGTAATGGATTTTATATTGGTTCCTCCCGTTAGAGTGCCTAATAGTCCAGAAAACTACCttctataaaatgtaataatctACAGGAAATTAATTGCtgtctctttcattttgtttatttttaagtgactttCTTACTGTTGCTTCCTGGATTAAATCAGCATGGAATCATTTTGAAGTACATTGGAATGGCCAAAAGGGAGATAAATAAGCttctgaaacaaaaagaaaagaaaaatgaataatgcatCTGCTTTATTCAGTGTCATGAATGGCATATACATTGTCCTTGGGAACAGTTTCTGTTATGCTGTCTGGATACTAAAATGTTACAGAAGTAGCTCTTTGCCCCCCCTCTTTCTGCCCTTAGTAGAAATTCAGACTTGCCAAGTAAGACTTAACGCATAGTGTCTTCATGTGAAGTGTAGCTGGATGCATTCTCATCAGTTGGCCTTATATGGGCAACTCATTCGTGAGTACgacttgttttgatttttctcacCCAGGTTAATTGAATTCTTACTTTTAGGcaacttcctttaaaataatatagtgGTGAACTTCACCTTTGAGTACAGTTAACTGTGACTTTGGATAATCGTTCCAGTTGTTCTTTGCTTTAGCTAGATACAGGCTAGTGGTCTGTGGCTACAGGAAGCTGGTTCTATTGTCTGTTTCCACAGTCTGCTTCAACTGTCTGGCTTCATGAATATAGAGACCAAGTTGACCACTTCCGATGAAGAGACCAATTAAGATTCATTCCTTGTGCTGTCTCTATACTGTGGGAGAAGAATCCTctggaataaaatgaaaccaaTTCCATGCCTTAGTGTGTGTTGGTTTCTGCCTTGTGCAAAACTTAGTAATTTGTAAGAAACATTGATCTTTCCTCCCAAACGGGGACTGACAGGCTTCAAGCTCGTTTCTCCTTGCTCTTAGACTTCGAGTTAGTAGATCCTTAGAGGCTTTTTAACAGCAGGCTTCCAGAAGTTTGTGTTTTggatttttagcatatttttaatttcagattttcaGCTGACTGAAACTAAAGTATGTAATAGGTTAAGACTCAAGTCTATGACCTTCACTCCAACACCAGCCAATAAAGGATAGCTATGTCTTCCTATACTTAGTCAAGATTCATTTCAGTAGAAAATAATCTTAGCCTACTAATTTTTCGAGACCAGGCTAAGCCTTTAAAGGTAAGCCTCAAGGTTCTTATTTGAAAGTAGTTGCTGGCTGCTTTGGTCCCCATAGGTTTGGCACAGGAAGTGGTGTTTATGCCAGAATCTGACTTTTTTcctagatctctctctctctgaagaatGCAAGGGCTGCTGGGGAGAGCAGACTTCTGGCGACGATAGGTGGCCTCTGGTCTACAGAGATTTTGTAACTGCTTGGAAAGTGTCTTAGAATTATTCTCCCTCTCGGTAGCTAGAAATTTAGAATAGCTGAAATCTGTAGGAATGAACCTCTGAGGGCCGAAAATGTGACATTTGGGAACAGTTCTTAAACTCTGATTAACTAGCTGTAATATAGTTTTGTGAATTTATTGCACTGATGCTGGACCTTGTGGTATATCTGTCCCTAAATAAGTGTTGTTGTCTCCCCTTCAATATTACTGTAAACAGTGGCACCCATGGTAgcatatgtttgtgtttttttttaatgtttcatatgAAAACTACAACTACCTTAATTTTTACATGTGTTTCCTCATTGTAGATAAGCCTGTCTTGCTATCTGgatttttttgtgtatatgtattctACCAATTAACTACTTTTGCGGTTTTAatcttgtattatttcttctactttgttttgtgtaaaaggggaaaaataaaaaaagctggAATCCCTCCTTGTGCCTCACTTTCTTTTGTATACCTTTCTCGTTAAGCTGTTTACATTGTTTACATGATTGGATTTCTGAATCCGGTTAATGAACTTAGGCCTACATGGTTCTctttaagaacaaaatgaaagaaaaggtgtAAATTCCTACAGCAAACATTCTGGCACCATACTAGATGGAAAAGGAGCTACAATGAATAAGTGATGGCCAGAGGAGTGTGAGAGGGCCACGGTGGAAGAACAGGCAGGAAACAATGCAGGCCCGAGAGACTGCCTGTCCTAATTATCTCTACTTCAGGGCCCAGCCCAGAGTTCAGCGCTCACTTATTGGTGGTTGACTTCTGTCTGCACTTTGAActctaattataaaaaattttaaattggggGGCATCCGGCTGAcgcagtcagtagagcatgcgactcttgatctctgggttgtgagttggagccccagcttgggcatagagtttacttaaaaaatggaTGTTTTATCAGTAGGCCTCACTGTCTATACTTTGTGGTTCTTGGGAACAGACTGAAATACAAGCCCTCTaacccttgcccctccccccaaaagttTGGCTTCTTTAGAGCCTCCTGGGGTTTTGGTGATAtccagaaaagggaaattttaacCCAGTCCCTGTAGATCTCCCCATGGTCACCTGATATTTGAAGTGCTGGGCTTCTACCATGCAGCTGTGATTCATTCTCAGGCCAATCTCATTTCGCTGGCTTCCCAGGCCAGCTCTGGCCACAGCAAAAGTCCCTTTTTGACATTTGCCTTGGCACCACCTCCAGTGGAGGTCCCATCATCCAAGAGTTCACAGGATACTGAGAGGAGTCCATTTGGGGTTAGTTGTGTGAAGAAGAGTGGATGGGGGCgcttgctggctcagttggtagagaatgtgactctcgacctcagggttgtgagttcaagcccacattaggcatggagcctactttaaaaaagggggggtgcacctgggtggctcagtctgccttcagcttaggtcatgacctcagggtcctgggactgagcccctcattgggctcctagcttggtggggagtctgcttctccctctgatcctccccactctcgtgctctctctctcaaatgattaAGAAAAGGTGGGGGGGCACTTTCAGTACCCTGTCTacagaaaaaaagtgaagggatttttgagtttttatcaGTTCGTTTTTACTAGCAGTTTATCTTCcacatattaacattttaacaagtCAGATCACAATCAGTCCTATTTGAAGATCTCTGAGCAAGCAGGTTCCAGTTTGCCTGCAGCATAAATCACACACTCGTGAGGCAATTTACAACTGGCCCTCTGTTCCACTGCTATTCCTTCATCTTGTTTTCCAATTTCAGCCCAGCTATTTTGAGatttctatttgtctttatatgattccattcccTCCTAGCTCTTGGAGCCATTATAAACCCAGAACATCTACTGCCCCCACACCCTTCCTAATATTTTGGGACCAGGTAGTCCTAGATTCAAAGCCCATTAAGTAATTTATCTAGTAGCTTAGACAAGAAACCCCTTTtttgctttgactttttttttttttttaagattattcatttgagggagtggcggggagaggcagagggagagagaatctccagcagactccctgctgagcacagagcccgaggtggggctggatctcacaacttTGAGActgtgacccaagctgaaattaaaacaactgagacatgcaggtgcccctgcctttttaattttttttttagattttatttatacatttgacagagagtgagaacaCGGGCAgggcagcaggtggagggagagggagaagcagaaagcccgacttggggctcaattccaggaccccgggatcatgccctgagccaaaggctgacactcaactgactgagccacccaggtgcccctgactttttaaactgaaattaaattaaGTCAATTTCAGATTGAATTTAGTTttcccatttgtgaaatgagggTAAAAGTACAGATCTCACAGGggcattatacatttgttttgaGGATTCCATGAGTTCATCTAGGGGAAGCACACAGCAGCAGTCATGAATTGGTAGTGTTAGGACCATTCATGACACAGATCAAATGGCACTTCTGTGACATCTTTAGCAACTTCCCAGGCCAACTCTGCATCCCCACAGCACTTCATATCGGCATTCCACATAGGAAACTGCCTggtattgtattctttttttttttttttttaagattttatttatgtatgtgacagccagccagtgagagagggaacacagcagggggagtgggagaggaagaagcaggctcccagcagagcagggagcctgatgtgggactcaatcccggaaggccgggatcatgccctgagccgaaggcagatgcttaacgactgcgctacccaggcgccccctggtatTGTATTCTTACTTAGAGGTCCGTTTTCCCTGTTGGGATCTGAACCTCAAGGTCAGAAACATATTTTTGTCCTCTCATGGTCTGGTACAACACAAGGCACGTGGAAGACACTCATtagatgttgaatgaatgaatgaagtgtgTGAAGAGATAATGGATGGTGcaatttttctgtttatgtacAGGAAGTCTCTTGAAGGAAAGCGGGTTTCTTAACTCCCCACTGTTGCTCATACcctcaaagtaaacaaaaatgaagTGTACAGAGAATCagttcatcaaaataattttcattaaaaaagcaaatgggaggggcgcctgggtggctcagtcagttaagggtctgccttcggctcaggtcatgatcccagggtgctgggattgagcccacatcggGTTcgttgctcactggggagcctgcttctctctctccctttccctctgcctgctgctccccctgcttgtgctctctctcgctgtcaaataaataaaatatttaaaaaaaagcaaatgggaaaaaagaaacgGCACCTGGTggttcacttggttaagcattcaactcttgattttggctcagctcatgatctcacggttgtgagatccagccctgagccaggctccagggcctggtagagcctgcttaagattctctctccccttgggGTAACCAgctgatggacattaaggagggcatgtgatgtaatgagcacagggtgttacatgcaactgatgaatcactgaactctacctctgaaactaataatacactacatgttaattaactgaatttaaataaaaagttaataaaaaatattctctccctctgcctgccccccttcccaactatctaaaataaaataaaataaaataaaataaaataaaaattaagtaaaaaagcaAGCGGTCCTTTTGTAATGTAAATTATAACCAGAGAATTCTATATCCTGGAACAGTgccttgaactcaccaccctgagatcatgacctgaactgagatcaagagtcccacgctcaaccaactggagccacccaggtgcccctcccataactttttttttttttttaagattttatttattcatttgagagagagagagcacaagcagggggagagggagaagcagactccccactaagcagggaacccggctgggggctcgatcccaggaccctgaaatcatgacctgagctgaaggcagacacaaccatctgagccacccagacaccccattcCCCCAAAAACTTTTgagaggtattattattattaatcccCCTGCCCTCCATTTATGGAGGGAAGGTTCAGAGACAATAAGAGACTTATCAAAATTAGTTCTTGTCCGGATGCGGCACTATAGATAAAAACTACCGGCTCAGAATCCCGAGTGTTTATGTTGAAACGTTTGCGGCTTTCTTCCAAACTGGGTATCCCAGCAGGAGAAAGAATTGTTTTGGAGGCCCGGTAAATAATTTAAGAGTTAGGGAgagtctgggcacctgggtggctcagtcggtcaagcatatGCCATCGGCTCGGGTCGTCCAATGGAGGCCCCggacgggctccctgctcagtggggcacc
This genomic interval carries:
- the ARL6IP1 gene encoding ADP-ribosylation factor-like protein 6-interacting protein 1, which produces MAEGDNRSTNLLAAETASLEEQLQGWGEVMLMADKVLRWERAWFPPAIMGVVSLVFLTIYYLDPSVLSGVSCFVMFLCLADYLVPILAPRIFGSNKWTTEQQQRFHEICSNLVKTRRRTVGWWKRLFTLKEEKPKMYFMTMIVSLAAVAWVGQQVHNLLLTYLIVTFLLLLPGLNQHGIILKYIGMAKREINKLLKQKEKKNE